One region of Mus pahari chromosome 16, PAHARI_EIJ_v1.1, whole genome shotgun sequence genomic DNA includes:
- the Dbn1 gene encoding drebrin isoform X2 translates to MAGVSFSGHRLELLAAYEEVIREESAADWALYTYEDGSDDLKLAASGEGGLQELSGHFENQKVMYGFCSVKDSQAALPKYVLINWVGEDVPDARKCACASHVAKVAEFFQGVDVIVNASSVEDIDAGAIGQRLSNGLARLSSPVLHRLRLREDENAEPVGTTYQKTDAAVEMKRINREQFWEQAKKEEELRKEEERKKALDARLRFEQERMEQERQEQEERERRYREREQQIEEHRRKQQSLEAEEAKRRLKEQSIFGDQRDEEESQMKKSESEVEEAAAIIAQRPDNPREFFRQQERVASASGGSCDAPAPAPFNHRPGRPYCPFIKASDSGPSSSSSSSSSPPRTPFPYITCHRTPNLSSSLPCSHLDSHRRMAPTPIPTRSPSDSSTASTPIAEQIERALDEVTSSQPPPPPPPPPPAQEAQESTPRLDEELSKEAKAAAAPEVWAGCAEETPQAQEPPLLQSSPLEDSMCTESSGQAVLAAPAEPAASVTSAADTHAADTIETTTATTDTIIANNVTPATASLIDLWPGNGEEASTPQAEPRVSTPPSGAEASPAEVPLLNEAAQEPLLPVGEGCANLLNFDELPEPPATFCDPEEEVEGETLAASQVLTMPSALEEVDQVLEQELEPEPHLLTNGETTQKEGTQASEGYFSQSQEEEFAQSEEPCAKAPPPVFYNKPPEIDITCWDADPVPEEEEGFEGGD, encoded by the exons ATGGCCGGCGTCAGCTTCAGCGGCCACCGCCTGGAGCTGCTGGCGGCGTACGAGGAGGTGATCCGGGAGGAGAGCGCAGCCGACTG GGCTCTGTACACATATGAGGACGGCTCAGATGACCTCAAGCTTGCAGCGTCGGGAG AAGGGGGCTTGCAGGAGCTTTCCGGCCATTTCGAGAACCAGAAAGTGATGTACGGTTTCTGCAGCGTCAAGGACTCCCAAGCTGCCCTGCCAAAATATGTGCTCATCAACTGG GTTGGTGAGGATGTGCCTGATGCCCGAAAATGTGCTTGTGCCAGTCATGTGGCCAAGGTGGCTGAATTCTTCCAG GGTGTTGACGTAATTGTGAATGCCAGCAGTGTGGAAGACATCGATGCTGGTGCCATTGGGCAGCGGCTCTCCAATGGACTGGCACGGCTCTCCAGCCCAGTATTGCACCGCCTGCGCCTTCGGGAGGATGAAAATGCTGAACCGGTG GGCACCACCTACCAGAAGACTGATGCAGCAGTGGAGATGAAGCGGATTAACCGTGAGCAGTTTTGGGAGCAGGCCAAG aaggaggaagagctgcggaaggaggaggagaggaagaaggctcTGGACGCCAGGCTCAGGTTTGAACAGGAACGGATGGAGCAGGAgcggcaggagcaggaggaacgTGAGCGGCGCTACCGAGAGCGGGAGCAGCAGATCGAGGAGCACAG GAGGAAACAGCAGAGTCTGGAAGCTGAAGAAGCCAAGAGGAGGTTAAAGGAGCAGTCTATCTTT GGTGACCAGCGGGATGAAGAAGAGTCCCAGATGAAGAAGTCAGAGTCAGAGGTGGAG GAGGCGGCTGCCATCATTGCCCAGCGGCCTGATAACCCACGGGAATTCTTCAGACAGCAGGAACGAGTGGCATCGGCCTCTGGTGGCAGTTGTGACGCGCCCGCGCCTGCGCCCTTCAACCATCGACCAG GTCGTCCGTACTGCCCTTTCATAAAGGCATCGGACAGtgggccttcctcctcctcctcttcctcctcttcccctccacgGACTCCCTTTCCCTATATCACCTGCCACCGCACCCCaaacctctcttcctccctcccat GCAGCCACCTGGATAGCCACCGGAGGATGGCACCCACTCCTATTCCTACCCGGAGCCCATCTGATTCCAGCACAGCCTCTACCCCCATCGCTGAGCAGATCGAGAGGGCCCTGGATGAGGTCACATCCTCGcagcctccacctccacctccaccccctccacCAGCTCAAG AGGCCCAGGAGTCTACCCCCAGACTGGATGAAGAGCTCAGCAAGGAGGccaaagcagcagcagctcctgagGTCTGGGCTGGCTGTGCAGAGGAGACCCCTCAGGCACAGGAACCGCCCCTGTTGCAAAGCAGCCCCCTGGAGGACTCGATGTGCACAGAATCTTCAGGGCAGGCTGTCCTGGCTGCCCCTGCGGAGCCCGCTGCCTCTGTCACCTCAGCAGCTGACACCCATGCAGCTGACACCATCGAGACCACCACTGCCACTACTGACACCATTATTGCCAACAACGTCACCCCTGCCACTGCCAGCCTCATTGATCTATGGCCTGGCAACGGGGAAGAGGCCTCAACACCTCAGGCTGAACCTAGGGTGTCCACGCCACCGTCAGGTGCTGAGGCCTCCCCGGCAGAGGTGCCCCTGCTCAATGAGGCCGCTCAGGAGCCACTGCTGCCAGTAGGCGAAGGCTGTGCCAACCTTCTTAATTTTGATGAGCTGCCAGAACCTCCAGCCACTTTCTGTGACCCAGAGGAGGAAGTAGAAGGAGAGACACTGGCTGCCTCCCAGGTCCTAACTATGCCCTCAGCTCTAGAGGAGGTAGATcaggtgctggagcaggagctggagcCAGAACCTCACCTGCTGACCAATGGAGAGACCACTCAAAAGGAGGGGACCCAG GCCAGCGAAGGATACTTCAGTCAATCACAGGAGGAAGAGTTTGCCCAATCAGAAGAGCCATGTGCAAAGGCTCCGCCTCCTGTGTTCTACAACAAGCCTCCAG AAATCGACATCACCTGCTGGGATGCAGACCCAGTTCCTGAAGAGGAAGAGGGCTTCGAAGGTGGTGATTAG
- the Dbn1 gene encoding drebrin isoform X3 has product MAGVSFSGHRLELLAAYEEVIREESAADWALYTYEDGSDDLKLAASGEGGLQELSGHFENQKVMYGFCSVKDSQAALPKYVLINWVGEDVPDARKCACASHVAKVAEFFQGVDVIVNASSVEDIDAGAIGQRLSNGLARLSSPVLHRLRLREDENAEPVGTTYQKTDAAVEMKRINREQFWEQAKKEEELRKEEERKKALDARLRFEQERMEQERQEQEERERRYREREQQIEEHRRKQQSLEAEEAKRRLKEQSIFGDQRDEEESQMKKSESEVEEAAAIIAQRPDNPREFFRQQERVASASGGSCDAPAPAPFNHRPGSHLDSHRRMAPTPIPTRSPSDSSTASTPIAEQIERALDEVTSSQPPPPPPPPPPAQEAQESTPRLDEELSKEAKAAAAPEVWAGCAEETPQAQEPPLLQSSPLEDSMCTESSGQAVLAAPAEPAASVTSAADTHAADTIETTTATTDTIIANNVTPATASLIDLWPGNGEEASTPQAEPRVSTPPSGAEASPAEVPLLNEAAQEPLLPVGEGCANLLNFDELPEPPATFCDPEEEVEGETLAASQVLTMPSALEEVDQVLEQELEPEPHLLTNGETTQKEGTQQASEGYFSQSQEEEFAQSEEPCAKAPPPVFYNKPPEIDITCWDADPVPEEEEGFEGGD; this is encoded by the exons ATGGCCGGCGTCAGCTTCAGCGGCCACCGCCTGGAGCTGCTGGCGGCGTACGAGGAGGTGATCCGGGAGGAGAGCGCAGCCGACTG GGCTCTGTACACATATGAGGACGGCTCAGATGACCTCAAGCTTGCAGCGTCGGGAG AAGGGGGCTTGCAGGAGCTTTCCGGCCATTTCGAGAACCAGAAAGTGATGTACGGTTTCTGCAGCGTCAAGGACTCCCAAGCTGCCCTGCCAAAATATGTGCTCATCAACTGG GTTGGTGAGGATGTGCCTGATGCCCGAAAATGTGCTTGTGCCAGTCATGTGGCCAAGGTGGCTGAATTCTTCCAG GGTGTTGACGTAATTGTGAATGCCAGCAGTGTGGAAGACATCGATGCTGGTGCCATTGGGCAGCGGCTCTCCAATGGACTGGCACGGCTCTCCAGCCCAGTATTGCACCGCCTGCGCCTTCGGGAGGATGAAAATGCTGAACCGGTG GGCACCACCTACCAGAAGACTGATGCAGCAGTGGAGATGAAGCGGATTAACCGTGAGCAGTTTTGGGAGCAGGCCAAG aaggaggaagagctgcggaaggaggaggagaggaagaaggctcTGGACGCCAGGCTCAGGTTTGAACAGGAACGGATGGAGCAGGAgcggcaggagcaggaggaacgTGAGCGGCGCTACCGAGAGCGGGAGCAGCAGATCGAGGAGCACAG GAGGAAACAGCAGAGTCTGGAAGCTGAAGAAGCCAAGAGGAGGTTAAAGGAGCAGTCTATCTTT GGTGACCAGCGGGATGAAGAAGAGTCCCAGATGAAGAAGTCAGAGTCAGAGGTGGAG GAGGCGGCTGCCATCATTGCCCAGCGGCCTGATAACCCACGGGAATTCTTCAGACAGCAGGAACGAGTGGCATCGGCCTCTGGTGGCAGTTGTGACGCGCCCGCGCCTGCGCCCTTCAACCATCGACCAG GCAGCCACCTGGATAGCCACCGGAGGATGGCACCCACTCCTATTCCTACCCGGAGCCCATCTGATTCCAGCACAGCCTCTACCCCCATCGCTGAGCAGATCGAGAGGGCCCTGGATGAGGTCACATCCTCGcagcctccacctccacctccaccccctccacCAGCTCAAG AGGCCCAGGAGTCTACCCCCAGACTGGATGAAGAGCTCAGCAAGGAGGccaaagcagcagcagctcctgagGTCTGGGCTGGCTGTGCAGAGGAGACCCCTCAGGCACAGGAACCGCCCCTGTTGCAAAGCAGCCCCCTGGAGGACTCGATGTGCACAGAATCTTCAGGGCAGGCTGTCCTGGCTGCCCCTGCGGAGCCCGCTGCCTCTGTCACCTCAGCAGCTGACACCCATGCAGCTGACACCATCGAGACCACCACTGCCACTACTGACACCATTATTGCCAACAACGTCACCCCTGCCACTGCCAGCCTCATTGATCTATGGCCTGGCAACGGGGAAGAGGCCTCAACACCTCAGGCTGAACCTAGGGTGTCCACGCCACCGTCAGGTGCTGAGGCCTCCCCGGCAGAGGTGCCCCTGCTCAATGAGGCCGCTCAGGAGCCACTGCTGCCAGTAGGCGAAGGCTGTGCCAACCTTCTTAATTTTGATGAGCTGCCAGAACCTCCAGCCACTTTCTGTGACCCAGAGGAGGAAGTAGAAGGAGAGACACTGGCTGCCTCCCAGGTCCTAACTATGCCCTCAGCTCTAGAGGAGGTAGATcaggtgctggagcaggagctggagcCAGAACCTCACCTGCTGACCAATGGAGAGACCACTCAAAAGGAGGGGACCCAG CAGGCCAGCGAAGGATACTTCAGTCAATCACAGGAGGAAGAGTTTGCCCAATCAGAAGAGCCATGTGCAAAGGCTCCGCCTCCTGTGTTCTACAACAAGCCTCCAG AAATCGACATCACCTGCTGGGATGCAGACCCAGTTCCTGAAGAGGAAGAGGGCTTCGAAGGTGGTGATTAG
- the Dbn1 gene encoding drebrin isoform X4, whose translation MAGVSFSGHRLELLAAYEEVIREESAADWALYTYEDGSDDLKLAASGEGGLQELSGHFENQKVMYGFCSVKDSQAALPKYVLINWVGEDVPDARKCACASHVAKVAEFFQGVDVIVNASSVEDIDAGAIGQRLSNGLARLSSPVLHRLRLREDENAEPVGTTYQKTDAAVEMKRINREQFWEQAKKEEELRKEEERKKALDARLRFEQERMEQERQEQEERERRYREREQQIEEHRRKQQSLEAEEAKRRLKEQSIFGDQRDEEESQMKKSESEVEEAAAIIAQRPDNPREFFRQQERVASASGGSCDAPAPAPFNHRPGSHLDSHRRMAPTPIPTRSPSDSSTASTPIAEQIERALDEVTSSQPPPPPPPPPPAQEAQESTPRLDEELSKEAKAAAAPEVWAGCAEETPQAQEPPLLQSSPLEDSMCTESSGQAVLAAPAEPAASVTSAADTHAADTIETTTATTDTIIANNVTPATASLIDLWPGNGEEASTPQAEPRVSTPPSGAEASPAEVPLLNEAAQEPLLPVGEGCANLLNFDELPEPPATFCDPEEEVEGETLAASQVLTMPSALEEVDQVLEQELEPEPHLLTNGETTQKEGTQASEGYFSQSQEEEFAQSEEPCAKAPPPVFYNKPPEIDITCWDADPVPEEEEGFEGGD comes from the exons ATGGCCGGCGTCAGCTTCAGCGGCCACCGCCTGGAGCTGCTGGCGGCGTACGAGGAGGTGATCCGGGAGGAGAGCGCAGCCGACTG GGCTCTGTACACATATGAGGACGGCTCAGATGACCTCAAGCTTGCAGCGTCGGGAG AAGGGGGCTTGCAGGAGCTTTCCGGCCATTTCGAGAACCAGAAAGTGATGTACGGTTTCTGCAGCGTCAAGGACTCCCAAGCTGCCCTGCCAAAATATGTGCTCATCAACTGG GTTGGTGAGGATGTGCCTGATGCCCGAAAATGTGCTTGTGCCAGTCATGTGGCCAAGGTGGCTGAATTCTTCCAG GGTGTTGACGTAATTGTGAATGCCAGCAGTGTGGAAGACATCGATGCTGGTGCCATTGGGCAGCGGCTCTCCAATGGACTGGCACGGCTCTCCAGCCCAGTATTGCACCGCCTGCGCCTTCGGGAGGATGAAAATGCTGAACCGGTG GGCACCACCTACCAGAAGACTGATGCAGCAGTGGAGATGAAGCGGATTAACCGTGAGCAGTTTTGGGAGCAGGCCAAG aaggaggaagagctgcggaaggaggaggagaggaagaaggctcTGGACGCCAGGCTCAGGTTTGAACAGGAACGGATGGAGCAGGAgcggcaggagcaggaggaacgTGAGCGGCGCTACCGAGAGCGGGAGCAGCAGATCGAGGAGCACAG GAGGAAACAGCAGAGTCTGGAAGCTGAAGAAGCCAAGAGGAGGTTAAAGGAGCAGTCTATCTTT GGTGACCAGCGGGATGAAGAAGAGTCCCAGATGAAGAAGTCAGAGTCAGAGGTGGAG GAGGCGGCTGCCATCATTGCCCAGCGGCCTGATAACCCACGGGAATTCTTCAGACAGCAGGAACGAGTGGCATCGGCCTCTGGTGGCAGTTGTGACGCGCCCGCGCCTGCGCCCTTCAACCATCGACCAG GCAGCCACCTGGATAGCCACCGGAGGATGGCACCCACTCCTATTCCTACCCGGAGCCCATCTGATTCCAGCACAGCCTCTACCCCCATCGCTGAGCAGATCGAGAGGGCCCTGGATGAGGTCACATCCTCGcagcctccacctccacctccaccccctccacCAGCTCAAG AGGCCCAGGAGTCTACCCCCAGACTGGATGAAGAGCTCAGCAAGGAGGccaaagcagcagcagctcctgagGTCTGGGCTGGCTGTGCAGAGGAGACCCCTCAGGCACAGGAACCGCCCCTGTTGCAAAGCAGCCCCCTGGAGGACTCGATGTGCACAGAATCTTCAGGGCAGGCTGTCCTGGCTGCCCCTGCGGAGCCCGCTGCCTCTGTCACCTCAGCAGCTGACACCCATGCAGCTGACACCATCGAGACCACCACTGCCACTACTGACACCATTATTGCCAACAACGTCACCCCTGCCACTGCCAGCCTCATTGATCTATGGCCTGGCAACGGGGAAGAGGCCTCAACACCTCAGGCTGAACCTAGGGTGTCCACGCCACCGTCAGGTGCTGAGGCCTCCCCGGCAGAGGTGCCCCTGCTCAATGAGGCCGCTCAGGAGCCACTGCTGCCAGTAGGCGAAGGCTGTGCCAACCTTCTTAATTTTGATGAGCTGCCAGAACCTCCAGCCACTTTCTGTGACCCAGAGGAGGAAGTAGAAGGAGAGACACTGGCTGCCTCCCAGGTCCTAACTATGCCCTCAGCTCTAGAGGAGGTAGATcaggtgctggagcaggagctggagcCAGAACCTCACCTGCTGACCAATGGAGAGACCACTCAAAAGGAGGGGACCCAG GCCAGCGAAGGATACTTCAGTCAATCACAGGAGGAAGAGTTTGCCCAATCAGAAGAGCCATGTGCAAAGGCTCCGCCTCCTGTGTTCTACAACAAGCCTCCAG AAATCGACATCACCTGCTGGGATGCAGACCCAGTTCCTGAAGAGGAAGAGGGCTTCGAAGGTGGTGATTAG
- the Dbn1 gene encoding drebrin isoform X1: protein MAGVSFSGHRLELLAAYEEVIREESAADWALYTYEDGSDDLKLAASGEGGLQELSGHFENQKVMYGFCSVKDSQAALPKYVLINWVGEDVPDARKCACASHVAKVAEFFQGVDVIVNASSVEDIDAGAIGQRLSNGLARLSSPVLHRLRLREDENAEPVGTTYQKTDAAVEMKRINREQFWEQAKKEEELRKEEERKKALDARLRFEQERMEQERQEQEERERRYREREQQIEEHRRKQQSLEAEEAKRRLKEQSIFGDQRDEEESQMKKSESEVEEAAAIIAQRPDNPREFFRQQERVASASGGSCDAPAPAPFNHRPGRPYCPFIKASDSGPSSSSSSSSSPPRTPFPYITCHRTPNLSSSLPCSHLDSHRRMAPTPIPTRSPSDSSTASTPIAEQIERALDEVTSSQPPPPPPPPPPAQEAQESTPRLDEELSKEAKAAAAPEVWAGCAEETPQAQEPPLLQSSPLEDSMCTESSGQAVLAAPAEPAASVTSAADTHAADTIETTTATTDTIIANNVTPATASLIDLWPGNGEEASTPQAEPRVSTPPSGAEASPAEVPLLNEAAQEPLLPVGEGCANLLNFDELPEPPATFCDPEEEVEGETLAASQVLTMPSALEEVDQVLEQELEPEPHLLTNGETTQKEGTQQASEGYFSQSQEEEFAQSEEPCAKAPPPVFYNKPPEIDITCWDADPVPEEEEGFEGGD from the exons ATGGCCGGCGTCAGCTTCAGCGGCCACCGCCTGGAGCTGCTGGCGGCGTACGAGGAGGTGATCCGGGAGGAGAGCGCAGCCGACTG GGCTCTGTACACATATGAGGACGGCTCAGATGACCTCAAGCTTGCAGCGTCGGGAG AAGGGGGCTTGCAGGAGCTTTCCGGCCATTTCGAGAACCAGAAAGTGATGTACGGTTTCTGCAGCGTCAAGGACTCCCAAGCTGCCCTGCCAAAATATGTGCTCATCAACTGG GTTGGTGAGGATGTGCCTGATGCCCGAAAATGTGCTTGTGCCAGTCATGTGGCCAAGGTGGCTGAATTCTTCCAG GGTGTTGACGTAATTGTGAATGCCAGCAGTGTGGAAGACATCGATGCTGGTGCCATTGGGCAGCGGCTCTCCAATGGACTGGCACGGCTCTCCAGCCCAGTATTGCACCGCCTGCGCCTTCGGGAGGATGAAAATGCTGAACCGGTG GGCACCACCTACCAGAAGACTGATGCAGCAGTGGAGATGAAGCGGATTAACCGTGAGCAGTTTTGGGAGCAGGCCAAG aaggaggaagagctgcggaaggaggaggagaggaagaaggctcTGGACGCCAGGCTCAGGTTTGAACAGGAACGGATGGAGCAGGAgcggcaggagcaggaggaacgTGAGCGGCGCTACCGAGAGCGGGAGCAGCAGATCGAGGAGCACAG GAGGAAACAGCAGAGTCTGGAAGCTGAAGAAGCCAAGAGGAGGTTAAAGGAGCAGTCTATCTTT GGTGACCAGCGGGATGAAGAAGAGTCCCAGATGAAGAAGTCAGAGTCAGAGGTGGAG GAGGCGGCTGCCATCATTGCCCAGCGGCCTGATAACCCACGGGAATTCTTCAGACAGCAGGAACGAGTGGCATCGGCCTCTGGTGGCAGTTGTGACGCGCCCGCGCCTGCGCCCTTCAACCATCGACCAG GTCGTCCGTACTGCCCTTTCATAAAGGCATCGGACAGtgggccttcctcctcctcctcttcctcctcttcccctccacgGACTCCCTTTCCCTATATCACCTGCCACCGCACCCCaaacctctcttcctccctcccat GCAGCCACCTGGATAGCCACCGGAGGATGGCACCCACTCCTATTCCTACCCGGAGCCCATCTGATTCCAGCACAGCCTCTACCCCCATCGCTGAGCAGATCGAGAGGGCCCTGGATGAGGTCACATCCTCGcagcctccacctccacctccaccccctccacCAGCTCAAG AGGCCCAGGAGTCTACCCCCAGACTGGATGAAGAGCTCAGCAAGGAGGccaaagcagcagcagctcctgagGTCTGGGCTGGCTGTGCAGAGGAGACCCCTCAGGCACAGGAACCGCCCCTGTTGCAAAGCAGCCCCCTGGAGGACTCGATGTGCACAGAATCTTCAGGGCAGGCTGTCCTGGCTGCCCCTGCGGAGCCCGCTGCCTCTGTCACCTCAGCAGCTGACACCCATGCAGCTGACACCATCGAGACCACCACTGCCACTACTGACACCATTATTGCCAACAACGTCACCCCTGCCACTGCCAGCCTCATTGATCTATGGCCTGGCAACGGGGAAGAGGCCTCAACACCTCAGGCTGAACCTAGGGTGTCCACGCCACCGTCAGGTGCTGAGGCCTCCCCGGCAGAGGTGCCCCTGCTCAATGAGGCCGCTCAGGAGCCACTGCTGCCAGTAGGCGAAGGCTGTGCCAACCTTCTTAATTTTGATGAGCTGCCAGAACCTCCAGCCACTTTCTGTGACCCAGAGGAGGAAGTAGAAGGAGAGACACTGGCTGCCTCCCAGGTCCTAACTATGCCCTCAGCTCTAGAGGAGGTAGATcaggtgctggagcaggagctggagcCAGAACCTCACCTGCTGACCAATGGAGAGACCACTCAAAAGGAGGGGACCCAG CAGGCCAGCGAAGGATACTTCAGTCAATCACAGGAGGAAGAGTTTGCCCAATCAGAAGAGCCATGTGCAAAGGCTCCGCCTCCTGTGTTCTACAACAAGCCTCCAG AAATCGACATCACCTGCTGGGATGCAGACCCAGTTCCTGAAGAGGAAGAGGGCTTCGAAGGTGGTGATTAG